The following proteins are co-located in the Silene latifolia isolate original U9 population chromosome 1, ASM4854445v1, whole genome shotgun sequence genome:
- the LOC141651886 gene encoding uncharacterized protein LOC141651886: MVYVSWDKCCSSKAEGGLGIKSAKTWNKALLGKYVWWIASKKDHLWIKWVSSVYLKDCYWANYSSLNDCSWSWKKIAHIMKNFRPAYVNDLWLGNSSAYTTKEGYKWLRVPLPNVAVLGRLLTKDRLAHMGGSQDLTWFLCNSSNEDHGHLFFACHFSNRCVLLLQHKLNIYFDPRELAE; this comes from the exons ATGGTATATGTAAGCTGGGACAAATGCTGCTCCTCAAAGGCTGAAGGTGGCCTAGGGATTAAAAGTGCAAAAACTTGGAACAAAGCTCTATTAGGTAAGTATGTGTGGTGGATTGCATCTAAGAAAGATCATTTGTGGATAAAATGGGTCAGCTCTGTGTATTTGAAAGATTGTTACTGGGCCAATTACTCTTCTCTTAATGATTGTAGTTGGTCATGGAAAAAGATAGCACATATCATGAAGAATTTTAGACCTGCTTATGTTAATGACCTATGGCTTGGCAACAGTTCTGCATATACCACTAAAGAAGGATACAAGTGGCTTAGAGTCCCACTCCCTAATGTCG CTGTACTTGGCAGACTTCTTACCAAGGATCGTCTTGCTCATATGGGAGGTAGCCAAGATCTGActtggtttttgtgtaactcttCAAATGAAGATCATGGACATCTGTTCTTTGCCTGCCATTTCAGTAATAGATGTGTTCTTCTATTGCAACATAAACTGAATATCTACTTTGATCCTAGGGAACTAGCTGAATGA